The following coding sequences are from one Candidatus Methylomirabilota bacterium window:
- a CDS encoding transporter substrate-binding domain-containing protein produces the protein MQRLMGLVMALALLVAGMSPALAQQKSTLDKIGETGTLTIGTRTGSPPFGYVNSKNEWVGFSIDLVEELIKPALEKKLGKPIKVEKKESTPPTRIPLISSGAVDLIAETMTDTRTRRDSVDFSLTFFVTGAQFLVKKGSPIKGIKNIDGKRIAAQQGSTNARIIREKASKAVLREFPDQPAAFQALVQGQVDAYTNDGIQLAGLKAKSPNPAQWEIVGDMFSYEPYGMALRKGDSDFRNVVNAGLMEGIESGKFFEIYEKWFGPNGELPYPMSPQVRSFMLLQVVPK, from the coding sequence ATGCAACGACTGATGGGACTCGTGATGGCGCTGGCGCTGCTCGTGGCCGGGATGTCCCCGGCGCTGGCCCAGCAGAAGAGCACGCTGGACAAGATCGGGGAGACGGGCACGCTCACCATCGGCACCCGCACCGGCTCGCCGCCCTTCGGCTACGTGAACTCGAAGAACGAGTGGGTGGGCTTCTCGATCGACCTGGTGGAGGAATTGATCAAGCCCGCGCTGGAGAAGAAGCTCGGCAAGCCGATCAAGGTGGAGAAGAAGGAGAGCACCCCGCCCACCCGCATTCCGCTGATCTCCTCGGGCGCGGTGGACCTCATCGCCGAGACCATGACCGACACCCGGACCCGCCGCGACAGCGTGGACTTCTCGCTCACGTTCTTCGTGACCGGCGCGCAATTCCTGGTCAAGAAGGGGAGCCCGATCAAGGGCATCAAGAACATCGACGGCAAGCGCATCGCGGCCCAGCAGGGCTCGACCAACGCGCGCATCATCCGGGAGAAGGCGTCCAAGGCGGTGCTGCGCGAGTTCCCGGACCAGCCCGCCGCCTTCCAGGCGCTGGTGCAGGGGCAGGTGGACGCCTACACCAACGACGGCATCCAGCTCGCAGGGCTCAAGGCCAAGTCGCCGAACCCGGCGCAGTGGGAGATCGTCGGCGACATGTTCTCCTACGAGCCCTACGGGATGGCGCTGCGCAAGGGTGACTCCGACTTCCGCAACGTCGTCAATGCCGGGCTGATGGAGGGCATCGAGTCGGGCAAGTTCTTCGAGATCTACGAGAAGTGGTTCGGGCCCAACGGCGAGCTGCCGTACCCGATGTCTCCGCAGGTGCGCTCGTTCATGCTGCTGCAGGTCGTCCCCAAGTAG